In Glycine max cultivar Williams 82 chromosome 15, Glycine_max_v4.0, whole genome shotgun sequence, the DNA window aaagtcaaaactaaaaaaaaaaacaaagtgtaTTAAAATCAAAGTTGATGTGGATTGCGAGATGTAAGATAATATCTGTATACAAAAATGCAATTGAATCTTTCTCGCTCAATCACACGCATGACATGAGATGAGTGTAACTCAGATGATAATGTGATAGTGGAAATGCAACACATTCTCAAAAAAAGGGTACGTGCATTCTTTGTCTAATTGTCCTTTGATTGAAAGTGACATTTTTAAGTCACCACTACTCTGAGACACAAGAATTTTCTAAGTTTTTGCTTAGTAATGACCAGCAGAGTGAACTTTTTAGCTAATTACCAGACAACCCAAGAAGCAGTAcataaaatttagtaaaattcagttatttttcatgtgtttaaagtctatttttttaaaaaaaatggtcttAATATGATTTTACTCCTTATTGTTTTTACAATATTAGAGTGAGGAACCAAATTCACAAATTGTAAAGAAATAAGAGGACTAAAACCAATTTAATCGAAAATTGGAGAATCTAAAACTCATCTTaccctttttaaaattttatactgaAGCAATTAATTTTAACAGCACACTAAGGAGGGTGCTAAATGTTACTTGAAGTAAAGCTAGGCCAATTTTGTACCTTTAAGCAATCTCAACAAACAGAAGCAGGGTAAGCACTAGTTGGAACCCCAATTGCAGAAGAACATTCCCTATTGGTATTCTTTCCACTTCCATTGTTTCCCAATTGCAGTTCTGAGACACTAGGCACATCATTTCTGGTATCAGCACCATGATCATACAGAAACCCCTTAAACACATGGCCACTAATATGAACCGTGGCCATGTAAGCAATCTCATCTTCACCACTCCCAATAGCAGACACTCTATGGCACCTAAACACAGCAGGTGCACGCACATGCCGTGGCAAAGACTGCTTGAAACCAGCATCTGCAATTCAACAAAATCACTCACACATCCAAGCTCCAAAAATTTTACCACACATTTGAGTTGTTCCAAAGAAAGAAACAACCTGTAACcttttattaacttattttaacaaGTACTaggaaaaattaatcaaaattcaaaacactTCTCTaacttgttttattaaattttattagataaaacatgtttttagttcttatattttttttatgaaaattaatattaatatctgTACTTTAATTAACTTTGATTATGTCCTAAACTTTATAAAAGTAgtgatttttttcattcttatagACACTTTTCATCTTGAGGAAGGATGAAGATCACTACTTTTCTAAAATTCTAagtatcaaattaatcaaagtaAAAGTTTAGAAACTAATTCTAAACTTTCACCAAAAATACAAGGATTGAAAACATGCtttataatcaaatttataaataaatattcaaaccAGGTCTGCAAGTTTAGTTATAACAACAaagtttttagggtttttatggcTACAATTACGATCAAATCAATCACATTTATCTGTAAATTTTCGTAATATCAAGAATTACAATGAATTTGTGACtgatcatatataatttaaaactttgaaaTCAAGGTTTCGAAATATGGTCTGCAGCTGCGATTTTTCGGCCTATTGAAGTGTTGGCAACCACAATTGTAATTACATCAGTTTTGTTTATCTCCAATTTCTCACAATATCCGAAAAACACGACAAAACcatcacaatttaaaacctttatTAAATAAGTACTTAATTAAACTATTTGTGAAATGGTCTTAAACATCTttgaattaaaagagaaaaatgaaatcaCCTTGTTGACAAGAGCTAGTATCAAAGCTCTTTGTTGGGGTAGCATTGGAAGTGGAACTGTGAGAGGTAGCAGCAACATTCTTTGATGACCCCAAAGTTCTTAGCCTCTTGGAAGCATTACCATCGTCATCGTCATAGTGATCACCACCACTATTACTGCCACCGCGTCTATGAGACACGGGAACCCACGTGCTCTTCACGTGAGTGCTGCAATCAAAGCCACGtcccttgcaacaagtcctgcACCTTCTGAAGCTGCAATCCCTCTTGGCCCTATTGCCACAATCTTGGCACACCCTGAACTCACCACCACTTTCCTCACTCTCCATCATTTGCTTATTGCTCCCCTCATCCTCCATGTTCATGACACCTTTTCTTGTGGAATTCACTTCAGTGGGACCACACATCTTCAGGTTCCAATagttggtgttggtgttgttAGTGTTGTTGTTGGCACAGTCTTGAACCTGAGCATGAACATCATTAGTGTGTGGCACTGTTAGGAGAGGGAAAATGCCAAGGCCAACGCTGAGAGAGGCTTGTGAAGGCAAAGGGAGGTTGGAATGGTGTTCTGCTGAAATGGGTTGGTTttggtgttggtgttgttgATGGTGGTGAAGTTGAGAAGGAGTTGGAGCTATGAGAAATAGGTCTCTAAGGCCTAACATGTTCATTGTAACAAAGTTTTAGCAGTCTTTGAGGTTTAGAATTTAGAGGGTCTTTATTTTGTGAGAGAAAAGGCGTTGAATGTTAatgtttaattatgttttttgagGTTGTTGGTGTTGCGTTGTTGGAGTTGGATGTGGTGATTTTATAGGGAGAATGTTTTAGGAGAGGGTGAGATTGAGATTCCCTTTGATGGAAATTGGAAACTGTGGTGTATGAGTGATGATTTGGTGTTTGTGATTTTGTGTTGTTTAGGATTGAGAAAAGGGGGGTTTACTAGTATTTGTTTTGGTGCAAAAAGACATTACTGCTACAGGTTTTTCTTCTGACACTGAAACTCCACTTAACAGATTCTTGGAATGGGTGGTAATTACAGGGTGGAGTTTTTGTGGTGCCTGCAAATGTAGTTAAACCTTCTTTATAGTTTCTTACACGTTTTTAGTTCTGAATTCATTGCTGAAGAAGGGTCATCATTATTGCCTTCTGTTATGTTAGAAACTCAACAAGGAAAAACTGCAAAAGCAAGAGTTTCAAGGTGACAAAATTGTTTcagaagaataattttttaatactactaCTTTCAagactaatataatttttttaatttttaaaataaaatgttttcaagtttttattattcatgtctgttattactttttaaacatatttttcctCTCATTTCTATACTTTGAAAATTAGTTTTGGaaattattctataaaataatttaaaaaagtaaagcCAAAAGCATAATCAAACAAACtgttttttcaaaattctctcaacatatttgttaaaattattaatattttaaaataagttcaaCTGAATTTGTGTTGTGAGATAtttgaatgagaaaaaaaataatttatttggtgAAAACGTCTATATtataattcaattatatttaacatgTTATTAAACTTTTACAGTaaggaactaaaaaattatttctcaaatttaataaactaaaaaggacaaaatttaatttaaaagattaaaaaataaatcatttgaggaactaaaaatatatttaatttttttaaatgtatattttattcaatatataacATTGTTGTGAAATAATGTAACTTTTGGAATTATTGTTGAGAAAATTAAAGACTTGTCAGTCTGTGTTTACGTATTACGGTAATACGGTGAACTTCAATTTCATCTAACCTTTACATAATTCCaaaattctgtaaaaaaaaaaaaaattgcaaattgGATCCAACTTTTGcaattgagtattttttttttcttcctattttttttcttttgaagagTCTTCTTTCACATTACCCTAAATGCTTATTTTATTTCTGTTCattctattatatattaatgtgaTAATTACTATGATAGACTAACTCCTATCATGGAATTATTGTTGAGAAAATTAAAAACGTGTCAGTCTGTGTGTTTACGTATCAAGGTGAACTTCAATTTCATCTAACCTTAACGTAATTGCaaaattctgtaaaaaaaaaaaaacataattgcaaattgaatccaacttttgcgattgaattttctttcacatttctctaaatgtttatttgatttaattttgtatacatgttcattttaaaaaaattaagcatagtttttcttaatttcgtatgaaatttggtaaatatgTGTCGCCATAGTTTGAGTTATATACTGGTTTACtttcaatttcttaaaattGAGTTAATGATAAAGGAtttacataatttatataacgtcataagtttaatttcattatcatcattatataaaaaaaatattaacttatgttCAGCATTCTTAGAAAAAACTTAGATACAACTAGAAGTGATGTTTggaaccaaaacaaaaatagacaAACTCCTATCATATAATTATATGTAGCCGTCAATTTTCAGTTCATTCTATTACTGTGATATATTTAGTCTGATAACTAATTAATAACTTCGAACTTGGAGAAAATAGCCaacttacatattttatttacaattcttttcttgttttaaaTATCAGTATTGTTTTTATCAATTTTCCAAAGTTATACAAAACACACACCTTCTAGCTTAAAATATGGGTAGAAATTTTAGAATGAtctttactgttttttttttctttaaaaaaagttactctttttttttatataaattcaaaaaagttactatcatatgcatatttcttttgattattattaatCCCTAATTTAAAAGACGATGAGAGTCCTCTtccaaaaaaattcaataaataaaatgaagaaaatattcgAACTACGATACAGATAGAAAGGtaagggagaaaaaaaacagagagaTGGGAACAAAAATATGACAATAATAAGGGggggaaaaaaggaaagaaacaatatttttttatcagtgaaAGAAACAATACATAAATACtgtaatgaaatatatttaattataaaaataagatattctAAAGGTTTAATAGGAacttaaatatgtaaaatatatttttttatgcatagaaacaaagatataataataataataataataataataataataataataatagagacGGGAATCATCTTAAATTATATAGCATTAAATGTTCACCAGATGTTatgttcattataattttttaatcctaaaacaataaaaaaaaaaaagtaaaatatgttttaggtcTAACactgtaaaatttaaaagtattcatttggtttctcaaaaaataaaatataatttttgttagataattttattagatGATTTTTTAACGTAACTatcatttagttattttttctttctatcttttCAAACAAACTTATATAACACTAGAACCCACTATTGTTCCATTATTTTCCCTAATATCATCCGAAAATGCaaataaatcattcaaaaaGATACAAAATTGTAACTTTTAGGAGTTTTTAACAGTAAGAAATTTGTTAATTCATTATTTTGGGAAATTTTAACCTTTACAAattctttaattcatttatgATTACGTCATATTAATATCTAACAAAATTACCACTAAAAGtcagcaaaaataatttaatttatattaaattactttgtattatttaaaattttaagattaattttagaatttatgACTTTGTGATATGATTTAGTTAGTTAgtaaacttattattattagttattattaaaaactattaatattttgtgtAATTTAAGATTTTAAGACTAGTttgttatgttaaatattttgtattgtcaataatttttaaaatatttttattttttttaatgggcGGGACAAACTAGTATGTTCAACCCATTAAGTTTGAGTAAGTTAGTCTCTTCCACTCCATTTTTTGATGGGTTAATGGTGAAACAAGTCAAAATAGATCTTACCCGTCCGTTTTgtcattcttattttatttaatctaatAGATCTTATTTTGGTTACTCTATTTAGTTagttataagattataaaaatatcacaatgataattttttttatcattatgtaAAGAAGTAAACTATTTAACAAGTTTTCaatattaatcttttaaaatttaaatttaacatgtttatataaaataaataatatatactataaaaatttattatatattatcatgCTACTATAAATCATTATATATGCAATATTCttttctataataattatataaaaaattatattaaaaattatttttaattgatatcaTACCGACAACGCGTTGTGAAGTCGATTAAACTCttaatataatcaaattttaagattattttttttaaagataaacaaCCTAGATGTGTGAAGTGTAAACATTTAACAAATTAACCTATGAAGAgttttaattacaatattattaaatttgc includes these proteins:
- the LOC100790311 gene encoding protein LATERAL ROOT PRIMORDIUM 1, which encodes MNMLGLRDLFLIAPTPSQLHHHQQHQHQNQPISAEHHSNLPLPSQASLSVGLGIFPLLTVPHTNDVHAQVQDCANNNTNNTNTNYWNLKMCGPTEVNSTRKGVMNMEDEGSNKQMMESEESGGEFRVCQDCGNRAKRDCSFRRCRTCCKGRGFDCSTHVKSTWVPVSHRRGGSNSGGDHYDDDDGNASKRLRTLGSSKNVAATSHSSTSNATPTKSFDTSSCQQDAGFKQSLPRHVRAPAVFRCHRVSAIGSGEDEIAYMATVHISGHVFKGFLYDHGADTRNDVPSVSELQLGNNGSGKNTNRECSSAIGVPTSAYPASVC